A region from the Vicia villosa cultivar HV-30 ecotype Madison, WI linkage group LG3, Vvil1.0, whole genome shotgun sequence genome encodes:
- the LOC131658528 gene encoding uncharacterized protein LOC131658528 produces MLIQETKLKEVSESFVHCMWGNKEFDFSYKGAEGLSGGMLTIWNSKTVTALFLFRGKGFIGHKFSWKGGNYYIVNIYSSCSLCDNRELWSGLLSLKHSFLDGEWIIGGDFNAVKSRSERVGRFGRSSVEWREFSNFIEESGLVDVSCKGKRFSWFCGDGKSKSRLDRFLVEDSLVSSWGVVGQMIGLRDISDHCPVWLMSDKEDWGPKPFRFNNEWFADDNFITFVEKEWRGLEVAGRGDFVLKEKFCP; encoded by the coding sequence ATGTTaattcaagaaacaaaattaaaggaGGTCTCGGAATCTTTTGTTCATTGCATGTGGGGTAATAAGGAGTTTGACTTTTCTTACAAGGGAGCCGAAGGATTATCGGGAGGTATGTTGACGATTTGGAATAGCAAGACGGTTACAGCCCTTTTCTTATTCCGTGGCAAAGGTTTCATTGGTCACAAATTTTCATGGAAAGGAGGTAATTATTACATTGTTAATATTTATTCTTCTTGTTCTTTATGTGATAATAGGGAGTTGTGGTCGGGTTTATTGTCTTTGAAACACTCTTTCTTAGATGGTGAGTGGATTATTGGTGGAGATTTTAATGCGGTGAAAAGTAGGAGTGAGCGGGTGGGTAGATTCGGTAGGAGTAGTGTTGAATGGAGGGAGTTTTCTAATTTCATTGAAGAGAGTGGTTTGGTGGACGTGTCTTGTAAAGGGAAGAGGTTTAGTTGGTTTTGTGGAGATGGTAAATCTAAGAGTAGACTTGATAGATTTCTTGTGGAGGATTCTTTGGTGTCGTCTTGGGGAGTGGTGGGGCAAATGATTGGCCTTAGGGATATATCGGATCATTGCCCGGTTTGGTTGATGTCGGATAAGGAGGATTGGGGGCCGAAACCGTTTAGATTTAATAACGAATGGTTTGCGGATGATAATTTCATTACTTTTGTTGAAAAGGAGTGGAGGGGTTTGGAGGTGGCGGGAAGAGGGGATTTTGTCCTTAAAGAGAAGTTTTGTCCTTAA